One genomic window of Pseudomonas chlororaphis subsp. piscium includes the following:
- a CDS encoding amino acid ABC transporter ATP-binding protein encodes MAHMSEELVIEALDIHKSFGDLEILKGISLQVRRGEVVVLIGASGSGKTTFIRCINLLEDIQAGQIRVAGQPMGYRTRANGSLVRDSERNIARQRRDIGMVFQRFNLFPHMTALENIIEAPVHVLGVPRAAAEEQARALLKRVGLAEKAGHYPSMLSGGQQQRVAIARALAMKPQAMLFDEPTSALDPETVGEVLQVMKELAEEGMTMVVVTHEMGFAREVADRVVVLDQGELIEQGPPEQIFSQPRHARTRAFLSRVL; translated from the coding sequence ATGGCGCACATGAGCGAAGAACTGGTCATCGAAGCCCTGGATATTCACAAGTCCTTCGGCGACCTGGAGATCCTCAAGGGCATCTCCCTGCAAGTCCGGCGCGGCGAAGTGGTGGTGCTGATCGGCGCCTCCGGCTCGGGCAAGACCACCTTTATCCGCTGCATCAATCTGCTGGAAGACATCCAGGCCGGGCAGATCCGCGTCGCCGGCCAGCCCATGGGCTACCGCACCCGGGCCAACGGCAGCCTGGTGCGTGATTCGGAGCGCAACATCGCCCGCCAGCGCCGGGACATCGGCATGGTGTTCCAGCGCTTCAACCTGTTCCCGCACATGACCGCCCTGGAAAACATCATCGAAGCGCCAGTCCACGTCCTGGGCGTGCCACGCGCCGCCGCGGAGGAACAGGCGCGGGCGCTGCTCAAGCGCGTGGGGCTGGCGGAGAAGGCCGGCCACTATCCATCAATGTTGTCTGGCGGCCAGCAACAGCGGGTGGCGATCGCCCGGGCGCTGGCGATGAAACCCCAGGCCATGCTGTTCGACGAACCGACCAGCGCTCTGGACCCGGAAACGGTGGGCGAAGTCCTGCAAGTGATGAAGGAGCTGGCGGAAGAGGGCATGACCATGGTGGTGGTCACCCACGAAATGGGTTTTGCCCGCGAAGTGGCCGACCGGGTGGTGGTGCTCGATCAGGGTGAGCTGATCGAGCAGGGCCCGCCCGAACAGATCTTCAGCCAGCCCCGCCACGCCCGGACCCGGGCCTTTCTCAGCCGGGTGTTGTGA
- a CDS encoding gamma-glutamyltransferase family protein, translated as MFKFSAHEYPYASQRQSVFAKRGMVAASQPLAAEAGIEIMRRGGNAIDAAIATAAALTVVEPTGCGIGGDAFALVWTQNKLHGLNANGVAPQALSIEAVKAAGHEQMPLHGWTPVTVPGCPSAWAELSKRFGRLPFADLLQPAISLAQDGFPVSPVVALQWQSALENFTPSRNTVLDSWFDTYLIDGRAPRAGEMFRNPAQARTLAELAATGCESFYRGALAQRLDQHSRATGGYLRASDLQDYRAQWVEPIKVNYRGVDVWEIPPSGQGLVVLMTLKILEGFDFDHRDSQQTWHRQLEAMKLAYSDGLHYITDPAHMRVAVEDLLSDRYAAQRRAQIGEQALAPQPGDPHASGTVYLATADAEGNMVSFIQSNYHGFGSGVVLPDSGIALQNRGEEFSLDPAHANCLAPGKKTFHTIIPGFLSQGGVPMGPFGVMGGYMQPQGHVQMVMNLVDFGLNPQAALDAPRWQWLGGLQVGIEQNASRDMTAALARRGHEVQVACDLTSYGRGQIILRDPQTGVLCGGTEPRTDAHIAVF; from the coding sequence ATGTTCAAATTTTCTGCCCACGAGTATCCCTACGCTTCCCAGCGGCAAAGCGTGTTCGCCAAGCGCGGCATGGTCGCCGCCTCCCAGCCATTGGCCGCCGAGGCCGGCATTGAAATCATGCGTCGCGGGGGCAACGCCATCGATGCGGCGATCGCCACGGCGGCGGCCTTGACCGTGGTCGAGCCCACCGGTTGTGGCATCGGCGGCGACGCCTTTGCCCTGGTCTGGACCCAGAACAAGCTGCACGGCCTGAATGCCAACGGCGTCGCCCCCCAGGCCCTGAGCATCGAGGCAGTGAAAGCCGCCGGCCATGAACAGATGCCGTTGCACGGCTGGACGCCAGTGACGGTGCCAGGCTGCCCGTCGGCCTGGGCCGAACTGTCCAAGCGTTTCGGCCGCCTGCCATTCGCCGACCTGTTGCAGCCCGCCATAAGCCTGGCACAGGACGGCTTCCCGGTGTCGCCGGTGGTTGCCCTGCAATGGCAAAGCGCGTTGGAGAACTTCACCCCGAGCCGCAATACCGTGCTCGATAGCTGGTTCGACACCTATCTGATCGACGGCCGGGCACCCCGGGCCGGGGAGATGTTTCGCAACCCGGCGCAAGCCAGGACCCTGGCGGAGTTGGCCGCCACTGGCTGTGAAAGCTTTTATCGCGGAGCCCTGGCGCAACGCCTGGACCAGCACTCGCGGGCCACCGGCGGTTACCTGCGCGCCAGCGACCTGCAGGATTACCGCGCCCAGTGGGTCGAGCCGATCAAGGTCAACTATCGCGGCGTGGACGTCTGGGAGATTCCGCCGAGCGGCCAGGGCCTGGTGGTATTGATGACCCTGAAGATTCTCGAAGGCTTCGACTTCGATCACCGCGACAGCCAGCAGACCTGGCACCGCCAGCTCGAGGCGATGAAACTGGCCTACAGCGACGGCCTGCACTACATCACCGATCCCGCGCATATGCGGGTCGCGGTGGAGGACCTGCTCAGCGACCGCTATGCGGCCCAGCGCCGGGCGCAGATCGGCGAACAGGCCCTGGCCCCGCAGCCGGGCGACCCGCACGCCAGCGGCACGGTCTACCTGGCCACCGCCGATGCCGAGGGCAACATGGTGTCGTTCATCCAGAGCAACTACCACGGCTTTGGCTCGGGCGTGGTGCTGCCCGACAGCGGCATCGCCCTGCAGAACCGCGGCGAAGAGTTCAGCCTCGACCCTGCGCACGCCAACTGCCTGGCACCGGGCAAGAAGACCTTCCACACCATCATCCCGGGGTTCCTCAGCCAGGGCGGCGTGCCAATGGGGCCCTTTGGCGTGATGGGCGGCTACATGCAGCCCCAGGGGCATGTGCAGATGGTCATGAACCTGGTGGATTTCGGCCTCAACCCGCAGGCGGCCCTGGATGCGCCGCGCTGGCAATGGCTGGGCGGGCTGCAAGTGGGGATTGAACAGAACGCCTCGCGGGACATGACCGCCGCCCTGGCGCGGCGCGGGCACGAGGTGCAGGTGGCCTGCGACCTGACCAGCTACGGGCGCGGGCAGATCATCCTGCGCGACCCGCAAACCGGCGTGCTGTGCGGCGGCACCGAACCGCGCACGGATGCCCATATCGCGGTGTTCTGA
- the ppk2 gene encoding polyphosphate kinase 2: MAKNNKGAAKGAAVEHAKLTKKDYEDQLRRLHVELVKLQEWVREKGIKICIVFEGRDGAGKGGTIKALTERLSTRVFRVVALPAPTDREKSQMYLQRYLPHLPAAGEVVIFDRSWYNRAGVERVMGFCSEEQAVAFLKAVPLVERAIVDSGVILLKYWLEVSPEEQTRRLEARIKDGRKIWKLTPMDVKSYSRWYDYSRARDEMFKATDTEHGPWLVADSNDKRRARLNIISDLLSRIPYKDVPREPVVLPKRQKPGGYRASDHPLRRVPEKF; this comes from the coding sequence ATGGCAAAAAACAACAAGGGCGCCGCCAAGGGTGCTGCCGTTGAGCATGCGAAACTGACAAAAAAAGACTATGAGGACCAGTTGCGCCGCTTGCATGTGGAGCTGGTCAAGCTGCAGGAGTGGGTGCGCGAAAAGGGCATCAAGATCTGCATCGTCTTCGAGGGGCGCGACGGCGCCGGCAAGGGCGGGACCATCAAGGCCCTGACCGAGCGCCTGAGCACGCGGGTGTTCCGGGTGGTGGCGCTGCCGGCGCCGACCGACCGCGAGAAAAGCCAGATGTACCTGCAGCGCTACCTGCCGCACCTGCCCGCGGCGGGCGAAGTGGTGATCTTCGACCGCAGCTGGTACAACCGCGCGGGCGTCGAGCGGGTGATGGGGTTCTGCAGCGAAGAGCAGGCGGTCGCCTTCCTCAAGGCGGTGCCGCTGGTGGAGCGGGCGATCGTCGACTCGGGCGTGATCCTGCTCAAGTATTGGCTGGAGGTCAGCCCGGAAGAGCAGACCCGCCGGCTCGAAGCGCGGATCAAGGACGGACGCAAGATCTGGAAGCTGACGCCCATGGACGTCAAGTCATACAGCCGCTGGTATGACTACTCCCGCGCCCGCGACGAGATGTTCAAGGCCACCGACACCGAACATGGGCCCTGGCTGGTGGCCGACTCCAACGACAAGCGCCGCGCGCGCCTGAATATCATCTCCGACCTGCTCAGCCGCATTCCCTACAAGGACGTGCCACGGGAGCCAGTGGTGTTGCCCAAACGCCAGAAGCCGGGCGGCTATCGGGCGTCGGACCATCCGCTGCGGCGGGTTCCGGAGAAGTTCTGA
- a CDS encoding SulP family inorganic anion transporter gives MSHSGSSPPVPEPGRIARRDAGDGQNRWSRWLPGLRMLREYRIAWLRYDLVAGLVLTTMLVPVGIAYAAASGLPGIYGLYATIVPLLAYALFGPSRILVLGPDSSLAAVILAVVLPLSGGDPQRAVALAGMMAIVAGAVCILAGIARLGFVTELLSKPIRYGYMNGIALTVLISQLPKLFGFSVDAEGPLRNLWAIAAALLEGNTNWTAFMVGAATLAVILLFRNHKRVPGILIAVTAATVAVAVLDLAATAGVSVLGSLPQGLPAFAMPWITRADIVPVLIGGCALALVSFADTSVLSRVYAARTRTYVDPNQEMVGLGVANLAAGLFQGFAISSSSSRTPVAEAAGAKTQLTGVIGALAVALLLVLAPDLLEDLPSSALAAVVIASAIGLIEVSDLRRIYRIQRWEFWLSIVCTIGVAVLGAIEGIGLAIVIAVIEFLWDGWRPYSAVLGRAEGVRGYHDIKRYPDAQLIPGVVLFRWDAPLFFANAELFHDRVLDAVAASPTPVRWLVVAAEPVTSVDVTSADMLAELDDSLHAAGIKLCVAEMKDPVKDKLKRFGLFARLGEAAFFPTIGDAVDSYLALYPVEWAGREDH, from the coding sequence ATGAGCCACTCGGGGTCTTCACCGCCCGTCCCGGAACCCGGCCGCATCGCCCGTCGGGATGCCGGCGACGGGCAGAACCGCTGGAGTCGCTGGCTACCGGGGCTGCGCATGCTGCGCGAATACCGGATCGCCTGGTTGCGTTATGACTTGGTGGCCGGGCTGGTGCTGACCACCATGCTGGTGCCTGTCGGCATCGCCTACGCGGCGGCGTCGGGCCTGCCCGGCATCTATGGCCTCTACGCGACCATAGTGCCGTTGCTCGCCTATGCGCTGTTCGGCCCCAGCCGGATCCTGGTGCTGGGGCCGGACTCCTCGCTGGCCGCGGTGATCCTCGCCGTGGTCCTGCCACTGTCCGGTGGTGACCCGCAGCGCGCGGTGGCGCTGGCGGGGATGATGGCGATAGTGGCGGGTGCGGTGTGCATCCTGGCCGGCATCGCGCGGCTGGGGTTTGTCACCGAGCTGCTCTCCAAGCCGATCCGCTACGGCTACATGAACGGCATCGCGCTGACGGTCTTGATCAGTCAGTTGCCGAAACTCTTCGGCTTTTCGGTGGACGCCGAGGGGCCGCTGCGCAACCTGTGGGCCATCGCCGCTGCGTTGCTGGAAGGGAACACCAACTGGACCGCCTTCATGGTCGGCGCGGCGACCCTGGCGGTGATCCTGCTGTTCAGAAACCACAAGCGGGTGCCGGGCATCCTGATCGCCGTCACCGCGGCGACGGTCGCCGTTGCTGTACTGGACCTTGCGGCAACCGCCGGCGTCTCGGTCCTGGGCTCGCTGCCACAAGGCCTGCCGGCGTTCGCCATGCCCTGGATCACCCGCGCCGATATCGTTCCGGTGCTGATCGGCGGCTGCGCGCTGGCCCTGGTTTCGTTCGCCGATACCAGTGTGCTGTCCCGTGTCTACGCGGCGCGGACCCGCACCTATGTCGACCCGAACCAGGAAATGGTCGGGCTCGGCGTCGCCAACCTGGCCGCCGGTCTTTTCCAGGGTTTTGCCATCAGCAGCAGCTCGTCGCGCACCCCTGTGGCCGAGGCCGCCGGCGCCAAGACCCAGCTGACCGGAGTCATAGGCGCCCTGGCCGTGGCCTTGCTGCTGGTGCTGGCACCGGACCTGCTGGAAGACCTGCCCAGCAGCGCCCTGGCCGCGGTGGTGATCGCATCCGCCATCGGCCTGATCGAAGTCAGCGACCTGCGACGGATTTATCGCATCCAGCGCTGGGAGTTCTGGCTGTCCATCGTCTGCACCATAGGCGTGGCCGTGCTGGGTGCGATCGAGGGCATCGGCCTGGCCATCGTGATCGCCGTCATCGAGTTTCTATGGGATGGCTGGCGCCCTTATTCGGCGGTTCTCGGGCGGGCGGAAGGCGTCAGGGGTTATCACGACATCAAGCGTTATCCCGACGCGCAGCTCATCCCCGGCGTGGTCCTGTTTCGCTGGGATGCGCCGTTATTTTTCGCCAACGCCGAGTTGTTCCATGACCGCGTGCTGGACGCCGTGGCGGCCTCGCCAACGCCGGTGCGCTGGCTGGTGGTGGCGGCGGAACCGGTGACCAGCGTCGACGTGACCTCCGCCGACATGCTGGCGGAGCTGGACGACAGCCTGCACGCGGCGGGCATCAAGTTGTGCGTGGCCGAGATGAAAGACCCGGTCAAGGACAAGCTGAAGCGGTTCGGGCTGTTCGCGCGGCTGGGCGAAGCGGCGTTCTTTCCGACCATAGGCGATGCCGTCGACAGCTACCTGGCGCTGTACCCGGTGGAGTGGGCGGGGCGCGAGGATCACTGA
- a CDS encoding nuclear transport factor 2 family protein has product MSHPSHIQEYQGIIDTLGHYIAGNRLASSEAMKPAFHEQATIYGLNGTEFFGPDIQQLYDDIDRFPASPDLQSSVTRVDIVGNAASVRLDLDNVDGHRFTDFLNLLKIDGQWTVISKVFYLHPGPA; this is encoded by the coding sequence ATGAGCCACCCAAGCCATATCCAGGAGTACCAAGGGATCATCGACACCCTCGGCCACTACATCGCAGGCAACAGGCTGGCCAGCAGCGAGGCGATGAAGCCTGCGTTTCATGAGCAGGCAACGATTTACGGCCTCAACGGCACTGAGTTTTTCGGGCCGGATATCCAACAGTTGTATGATGACATCGATCGGTTCCCGGCCTCCCCCGATCTGCAATCCAGCGTCACCCGCGTCGATATCGTCGGCAACGCCGCCAGCGTCCGTCTCGACCTGGATAACGTCGATGGCCACAGGTTTACCGACTTCCTCAATCTGCTGAAGATCGATGGGCAGTGGACAGTGATCAGTAAAGTCTTCTATCTGCACCCCGGCCCTGCCTGA
- a CDS encoding NAD(P)-dependent alcohol dehydrogenase, with protein sequence MHIKAAVVRESGGPFLIEDLELEAPLEGEVLVRILACGICHTDLIIRDQFYPTPLPVVLGHEGAGIVEAVGLGVKSVKPGDHVLMSFSACGSCPSCVEGAKAYCWHHMQMNFSGMRYSGKAWDVPAPLLKRLPSGSVERINGAFFNQSALATHAIATEDNVVVVDADLDLKMLAPLGCGFQTGAGAILNTLRPEVGSSLVITGAGNVGLAAVMAAAISHCHPIIVIDRVPERLALARELGATHVFDSSDSDPLPAVLALCPGGVRYGLDTTGHPAVLQSIFQMLQARGICGLIGGSKPGAEVSLDMTHLLFGRTVRGILQGDSQPKKFLPQLVKLFRDGLFPIDRLIRHYRLDEIENAIADMKSGATIKPVLLME encoded by the coding sequence ATGCACATCAAGGCTGCTGTTGTTCGCGAGTCTGGCGGACCTTTCCTGATCGAAGACCTGGAACTAGAAGCGCCCCTGGAGGGCGAGGTCCTGGTCAGGATCCTTGCCTGTGGCATCTGTCACACCGACCTGATCATCCGCGACCAGTTCTACCCTACCCCCTTGCCCGTGGTGCTCGGCCATGAAGGCGCGGGCATAGTCGAGGCCGTGGGGCTTGGGGTGAAGTCGGTCAAGCCGGGGGATCATGTACTGATGTCGTTCTCCGCCTGTGGCAGCTGCCCCAGTTGCGTGGAAGGGGCAAAGGCCTATTGCTGGCACCACATGCAGATGAATTTTTCCGGCATGCGTTATTCCGGCAAGGCCTGGGACGTGCCGGCGCCGCTGTTGAAGCGCCTGCCGTCGGGCAGCGTGGAGCGGATCAATGGCGCCTTCTTCAATCAGTCGGCACTGGCGACCCACGCCATTGCCACCGAGGACAACGTGGTGGTGGTCGACGCCGATCTCGACCTGAAGATGCTGGCGCCCCTGGGGTGTGGCTTCCAGACCGGCGCCGGGGCGATTCTCAATACGTTGCGGCCTGAGGTCGGCAGCTCCCTGGTGATTACCGGCGCCGGCAATGTCGGCCTCGCCGCGGTGATGGCCGCGGCGATCAGCCATTGCCATCCGATTATCGTGATCGACAGGGTGCCTGAGCGCCTGGCGCTGGCCCGGGAACTGGGGGCCACCCATGTCTTCGACTCTTCCGATAGCGACCCGCTGCCAGCGGTATTGGCGCTCTGCCCCGGCGGCGTGCGTTATGGGCTGGACACCACCGGCCATCCCGCGGTGTTGCAGTCGATTTTCCAGATGCTCCAGGCGCGAGGCATATGCGGCCTGATCGGCGGTTCCAAGCCCGGCGCCGAGGTCAGCCTGGACATGACCCACTTGCTGTTCGGGCGCACCGTGCGCGGGATCCTGCAAGGCGACAGCCAACCCAAAAAGTTCCTGCCGCAACTGGTCAAGCTATTCCGCGATGGCCTGTTCCCCATCGACCGCCTGATCCGGCACTACCGCCTCGATGAGATAGAAAACGCCATTGCCGACATGAAATCGGGGGCCACCATCAAGCCCGTGCTGCTGATGGAGTGA
- a CDS encoding O-methyltransferase yields the protein MTTTLTTSPLAPLLDRLFEQADTATSPAVAGIPREERKRLMHSKTEYLDFYGRLKDLWLPVSRETGGLLYMLARSTRARHIVEFGTSFGISTLHLAAAIRDNGGGRLIGSEFEASKVERARQHLLEGGLADLVEIREGDALKTLAVDLPESIDLLLLDGAKALYADILALVESRLRPGALIVADNTDYCPDYLARVRSPGSGYLSVPFGDDVELSMRLG from the coding sequence ATGACCACCACACTGACTACCTCCCCACTCGCACCCTTGCTCGATCGCCTGTTCGAGCAGGCCGATACGGCGACCAGCCCGGCCGTCGCCGGCATCCCCCGCGAGGAACGCAAGCGCCTGATGCACAGCAAGACCGAATACCTGGATTTCTATGGCCGCCTGAAGGACCTCTGGCTGCCGGTTTCGCGCGAGACCGGCGGGCTGCTGTACATGCTGGCGCGCAGCACCCGGGCCCGACACATCGTCGAATTCGGCACCTCGTTCGGCATCTCGACCCTGCACCTGGCGGCGGCCATCCGCGACAACGGCGGCGGCCGCCTGATCGGCAGCGAGTTCGAGGCATCCAAGGTGGAACGGGCGCGCCAGCACCTGCTCGAAGGCGGCCTGGCTGACCTGGTGGAAATCCGCGAGGGCGACGCGTTGAAGACCCTGGCGGTCGACCTTCCCGAGTCCATCGACCTGCTGCTGCTCGACGGCGCCAAGGCGCTGTATGCCGACATCCTGGCCCTGGTCGAAAGCCGCCTGCGGCCGGGCGCGCTGATCGTCGCCGACAACACGGACTACTGCCCGGACTACCTGGCACGTGTCCGCTCGCCCGGCAGCGGCTACCTGTCCGTGCCCTTCGGCGACGACGTGGAGCTGTCGATGCGGCTCGGCTGA
- a CDS encoding TetR family transcriptional regulator — MSNRRTPQVSSRKAPKQARSTELVAAILQAATQVLAKEGAQRFTTARVAEKAGVSIGSLYQYFPNKAAILFRLQSDEWQQTTQMLRSILEDLGKAPLERLRILVQVFIQSECEEARMRVALNDAAPLYRHAPEAQAVKAQGERIFQAFMEEALPDASPAIRALAADLITSTLSSAGKEFSESPRTAAEIETYADAMADMFCAYLTQLAHRHG; from the coding sequence ATGAGCAACCGCCGAACCCCGCAGGTTTCCTCGCGAAAAGCGCCTAAACAGGCCCGCTCGACGGAGCTGGTCGCGGCGATTCTGCAAGCCGCTACTCAGGTTTTGGCCAAGGAAGGCGCGCAGCGTTTCACTACGGCGCGGGTGGCCGAAAAGGCCGGCGTCAGCATCGGCTCGCTGTACCAATACTTCCCGAACAAGGCGGCGATTCTGTTCCGGCTGCAAAGCGATGAGTGGCAACAGACCACGCAGATGCTGCGCAGCATTCTCGAAGACCTTGGCAAAGCCCCACTGGAACGGCTGCGCATCTTGGTCCAGGTGTTTATCCAGTCCGAATGCGAGGAGGCCAGGATGCGCGTGGCGCTCAACGACGCCGCGCCGTTGTATCGTCACGCCCCCGAAGCGCAGGCCGTCAAGGCGCAGGGCGAGAGGATTTTCCAGGCTTTCATGGAGGAGGCGCTGCCCGACGCGTCACCGGCAATCCGAGCCCTGGCCGCCGACTTGATTACCAGCACGCTCAGCAGCGCGGGCAAGGAGTTTTCAGAAAGCCCGCGTACCGCCGCAGAGATCGAGACCTACGCCGACGCGATGGCAGACATGTTCTGCGCCTACCTCACGCAATTGGCGCACCGCCATGGCTGA
- a CDS encoding universal stress protein: MSEQSRFMLVASPLMENSPAFDRAAALARAEGAALHIVAFDYLEGLATASLVNEQALEQMRLGYVERHRQWLEEQARPMRKLGVTVTTEVVWVQNPLQEILTHLKEQPMALLIKALEHQSLLSRVFFTPLDIHLLRECPVPLHFVSHLQHALPRRIVAAVDPFHRDDQYQDFNDRILHEATKLASACNAELEVVYAHDLSSIGADEFNFDQSSTFFSSSKAKTLFDAQGAALNALAGRNGIPAERQHMIMGNPAKVLASYAETHDIDVIVMGRIGHRGGLGRLIGSTAEQLLYKMPCSVWVVSPEVLTAG, encoded by the coding sequence ATGTCCGAGCAATCACGCTTCATGCTGGTCGCCTCGCCGCTGATGGAAAACAGCCCGGCCTTCGATCGGGCCGCCGCGCTGGCCAGGGCCGAAGGCGCGGCACTGCACATCGTGGCCTTCGACTACCTGGAGGGTTTGGCCACGGCCAGCCTAGTCAACGAACAGGCCCTGGAGCAAATGCGCCTAGGCTACGTCGAGCGCCATCGCCAATGGCTTGAAGAGCAGGCCCGCCCGATGCGCAAACTGGGTGTCACCGTCACCACTGAAGTGGTGTGGGTGCAAAACCCGCTGCAAGAAATCCTGACGCACCTCAAAGAACAGCCCATGGCCCTGCTGATCAAGGCCCTGGAGCACCAATCGCTGCTGTCGAGGGTGTTTTTCACCCCCCTGGATATCCACTTGCTGCGCGAATGCCCGGTGCCCCTGCATTTTGTCAGCCACCTGCAGCATGCGCTGCCCCGCAGGATCGTCGCGGCGGTCGACCCATTCCATCGCGATGACCAGTACCAGGACTTCAACGACCGGATACTGCATGAGGCGACAAAACTGGCCAGTGCCTGTAACGCCGAACTCGAGGTGGTCTATGCCCATGACCTGTCTTCTATCGGCGCGGACGAATTCAATTTCGACCAGAGCTCGACGTTCTTCTCCTCAAGCAAAGCCAAGACCCTGTTCGACGCACAGGGCGCTGCCCTCAACGCACTGGCCGGACGCAACGGCATTCCAGCGGAACGCCAGCACATGATCATGGGCAACCCGGCCAAGGTCCTTGCCAGCTACGCCGAAACCCATGACATCGACGTGATTGTCATGGGCCGGATCGGCCATCGTGGTGGCTTGGGGCGCCTGATCGGCAGCACGGCGGAGCAGTTGCTGTACAAGATGCCTTGCAGCGTATGGGTGGTGTCGCCAGAGGTGTTGACGGCTGGATAA
- a CDS encoding universal stress protein → MSQYQRLLLIINPAQRHAHAIGHAAALAQASGASLHIAALLRSLDILSLLEEGDRKQARESYLQDQRDWLEAQVEDLHGKGLAVTTEVAWVDDMEQDILDHVVEMQPDLLIKQIQHEPKLKRAFFTPLDWHLLRHCPIPVYLIGGNGYALPRKIVAAVEVSDTEPADNDLNERIIHQAAGLALQCDAELHLLYACDISAAFLADMGGVDLTLAGLTRELHEDLEQSFLRLAERFGVPAECRHFIRGQPVSVLSEFAHAQDVDVIVMGRNQSRGLAKLLGSTTEHILYQASCSVLAV, encoded by the coding sequence ATGAGCCAGTATCAACGGTTGCTGCTGATCATCAACCCGGCTCAACGCCATGCCCACGCCATAGGACACGCCGCCGCCCTGGCCCAGGCCAGCGGTGCGAGCCTGCATATCGCGGCCTTGCTGAGGTCTCTGGATATTCTGTCGTTGCTTGAAGAGGGCGACCGCAAACAAGCCCGGGAAAGTTACCTGCAGGACCAGCGCGACTGGCTCGAGGCCCAGGTAGAAGACCTGCATGGCAAGGGGCTTGCCGTGACAACGGAGGTGGCATGGGTCGATGACATGGAGCAAGACATCCTCGACCATGTCGTGGAAATGCAACCCGACCTGCTGATCAAGCAGATACAGCATGAGCCGAAGCTCAAGCGCGCGTTCTTCACCCCTCTGGACTGGCACTTGCTGCGCCACTGCCCGATACCGGTCTATCTGATTGGCGGGAATGGCTACGCCTTGCCCCGCAAGATCGTGGCAGCGGTCGAGGTGTCGGATACCGAGCCTGCGGACAACGACCTCAATGAGCGGATCATCCATCAGGCCGCCGGCCTGGCATTGCAGTGCGATGCCGAGCTGCACCTGCTGTATGCCTGTGATATTTCCGCGGCCTTTCTGGCGGATATGGGCGGCGTCGACCTGACCCTGGCGGGTCTTACCAGGGAGTTGCACGAGGATCTGGAGCAATCTTTCCTCAGGCTGGCCGAGCGTTTTGGCGTGCCGGCCGAGTGTCGACACTTCATCAGGGGGCAACCCGTCTCGGTGCTGAGCGAGTTTGCCCACGCCCAGGATGTGGATGTGATCGTGATGGGCAGAAACCAGTCCCGTGGGCTGGCCAAGCTATTGGGCAGCACCACCGAACATATTCTGTATCAGGCGTCTTGCAGCGTTCTGGCGGTCTAG
- a CDS encoding XdhC family protein produces MESIDLLVLSTAHDWLQAGQRVLLATVARTWGSSPRPVGSMMALRGDGRVVGSVSGGCIEDDLIHRYTSAYSGNGLPDGPPQVVRYGISADEAHRFGLPCGGTLELILEFTPSRPALERLLAQLNAGHLVRRSLDLGSGQVALATSNAPEQFVFDGQQMVNTLGPGYRLLLIGAGALAEYLATMALFNGFRVAVCDPRPEYIGGWSIAGVEQLVGMPDDVVRAFAPDLRSCIVAVSHDPKLDDLALLEALHSPAFYIGAIGSRRNSLQRRERLIEHFGESQASLQRLHGPIGIYIGSKTPAEIAVSVMAEILAAKNGVALPRAVDISNAKQAREQLDSVAAL; encoded by the coding sequence ATGGAAAGCATCGATCTACTGGTCCTGAGCACCGCCCATGACTGGCTCCAGGCCGGCCAACGGGTCCTGCTCGCCACCGTGGCCCGCACCTGGGGCTCCTCGCCCCGCCCCGTGGGTTCGATGATGGCCCTGCGCGGCGACGGTCGGGTGGTGGGCAGCGTGTCGGGCGGTTGCATCGAGGACGATCTGATCCACCGCTACACCAGCGCCTACAGTGGCAACGGCCTGCCGGACGGGCCGCCACAGGTGGTGCGTTATGGCATCAGCGCCGACGAAGCCCACCGCTTCGGCCTGCCCTGTGGCGGCACGCTGGAACTGATCCTCGAATTCACGCCATCGAGGCCTGCCCTCGAACGGCTGCTGGCCCAGCTCAACGCCGGCCACCTGGTGCGCCGCAGCCTGGACCTGGGCAGTGGCCAGGTGGCCCTGGCCACCAGCAACGCGCCGGAGCAGTTCGTCTTCGATGGCCAACAGATGGTCAACACCCTGGGCCCCGGCTACCGCTTGCTGCTGATCGGGGCTGGCGCATTGGCCGAGTACCTGGCGACCATGGCGCTGTTCAACGGTTTCCGGGTCGCGGTCTGCGACCCCCGCCCCGAATACATCGGCGGTTGGAGCATCGCGGGCGTGGAGCAGTTGGTCGGCATGCCGGACGACGTGGTCCGGGCCTTCGCCCCGGACCTGCGCAGTTGCATTGTCGCCGTCAGCCATGACCCCAAGCTCGACGACCTGGCCCTGCTCGAGGCACTGCACAGCCCGGCCTTCTACATCGGCGCGATAGGTTCGCGGCGCAACAGCCTGCAACGCCGCGAACGCCTGATCGAGCACTTCGGCGAGAGCCAAGCCTCGCTCCAGCGCCTGCACGGCCCGATCGGTATCTACATCGGCAGCAAGACGCCCGCCGAGATCGCCGTGAGCGTCATGGCCGAGATCCTCGCCGCCAAGAACGGGGTCGCCCTGCCCCGCGCCGTCGACATTTCGAATGCCAAGCAGGCCCGCGAGCAACTCGACTCCGTGGCGGCACTTTGA